A genomic window from Deinococcus detaillensis includes:
- the dnaA gene encoding chromosomal replication initiator protein DnaA — translation MLAYVRKNISEVEYHTWFAPVRLIGVEQGALVLGVRNSFAQEWFRKHYLELLEDALRSLGAEQPQVSFQVLPAAQDALMLPDPPPAPPPVPSNPRSTQRSVPNLPVPPPNLNPKYIFENFVVGPNNNLAHAAALAVAESPGKAYNPLFIYGDVGLGKTHLMHAVGHYMTERYPGKRVEYVSTESFTNDLINAIRDDKMTQFRNRYRSVDLLLVDDIQFLAGKERTQEEFFHTFNALYESHKQIILSSDRPPREIQTLEGRLRSRFEWGLITDIQSPEYETRVAILKMNAEHNRINIPQDVLELIARQVTANIRELEGAMMRVVAFASLNNVPFSRAVAAKALSHVFTPIEIKVEMKDVLRTVAARYNLAAELVRGAGRMREVVVPRQIAMYLIRDLTSHSLPEIGAFFGRDHSTVMHAISKVTDNLGKDAELTLVIDHLKRQLSGLDDLENDMQDSHF, via the coding sequence CTTGGTTTGCTCCGGTTCGGCTGATCGGCGTGGAGCAGGGCGCACTGGTGCTGGGCGTCCGCAACAGCTTTGCCCAGGAGTGGTTCAGGAAGCACTACCTCGAGCTGCTCGAAGACGCGCTGAGGTCACTGGGCGCGGAGCAGCCGCAAGTCAGCTTTCAAGTGCTGCCCGCCGCCCAAGACGCTCTGATGCTGCCTGACCCGCCGCCTGCGCCCCCGCCAGTGCCCAGCAACCCGCGCAGCACCCAGCGCTCAGTCCCGAACTTGCCGGTGCCCCCACCCAATCTCAACCCCAAATACATCTTTGAAAACTTCGTAGTGGGGCCGAACAACAACCTCGCCCACGCGGCGGCTTTGGCGGTGGCCGAGTCGCCCGGCAAAGCCTACAACCCACTCTTTATCTACGGCGATGTGGGCCTCGGCAAAACCCACCTTATGCATGCGGTGGGCCACTACATGACCGAGCGCTACCCCGGCAAACGGGTCGAATACGTCTCCACCGAATCGTTTACCAACGACTTGATCAACGCCATCCGCGACGACAAAATGACCCAGTTTCGCAACCGTTACCGCAGCGTGGATCTGCTGCTGGTGGACGATATTCAGTTTTTAGCTGGCAAAGAGCGTACCCAGGAAGAATTTTTTCACACCTTTAACGCCCTTTACGAAAGTCACAAGCAGATTATCCTGAGTTCCGACCGTCCACCACGCGAAATTCAGACGCTGGAAGGCCGCCTCCGCAGCCGCTTCGAATGGGGCCTGATCACCGACATTCAGTCGCCAGAATATGAAACGCGGGTAGCGATTCTCAAGATGAACGCCGAACACAACCGCATCAATATTCCTCAAGATGTGCTGGAATTGATCGCCCGTCAAGTCACCGCCAACATCCGTGAATTAGAAGGCGCGATGATGCGGGTGGTGGCTTTTGCCAGCCTCAACAATGTGCCGTTTAGCCGCGCTGTAGCAGCCAAAGCGCTCTCGCACGTCTTCACGCCGATAGAAATCAAGGTCGAAATGAAAGACGTGCTGCGAACCGTGGCGGCCCGCTACAACCTGGCCGCTGAACTGGTGCGCGGCGCGGGCCGGATGCGCGAAGTGGTGGTGCCGCGCCAAATCGCCATGTACTTGATCCGCGACCTGACTTCTCACTCCTTACCGGAGATCGGAGCCTTCTTCGGACGCGACCACTCGACGGTCATGCACGCCATTTCTAAGGTCACCGACAACCTCGGAAAAGACGCCGAACTCACTTTGGTCATCGATCACCTCAAAAGACAGCTCAGCGGTCTAGACGACTTGGAAAACGACATGCAGGACAGCCATTTTTAG
- the dnaN gene encoding DNA polymerase III subunit beta, producing MQAHVTKKTLSEGLGILERIIPSRSSNPLLTALKVEANERGLLLSGTNLELDLSCVVPAEIQNPASFVVPAHLFAQIVRNLGGELVELELSGSELSVRASGSEFKLQTGDLAAYPELEFPSHADATLSASELARSLSSVRYAASNEAFQAVFRGIKVEQNGQTARVVASDGFRLALREFSAVGEARNLIIPARSADELVRVLRDGEVRLTYGEGILGIQTDRVRMNAKLLDGDFPDYERVIPRDIKLTVTLSAAALKEAVSRVAVLADKNANNRVEFQVSEGKLRLAAEGDYGRGQDTLEVQQEGTEPAMSLGFNAKYVLDALGPIEGDAEMRFSGPTSPAIFKASGDGGYLAVVVPLRV from the coding sequence ATGCAAGCACACGTCACCAAAAAAACCCTCAGCGAGGGACTGGGAATCCTCGAACGGATCATCCCGAGCCGCAGCAGCAACCCCCTGCTGACCGCGCTCAAAGTGGAAGCCAACGAACGCGGACTTCTCCTGAGTGGCACCAACCTAGAACTTGATCTGAGTTGCGTGGTTCCCGCCGAGATTCAAAATCCGGCGTCGTTCGTGGTTCCGGCGCACCTGTTCGCGCAGATCGTTCGCAATTTGGGTGGCGAACTCGTCGAGCTCGAACTCAGCGGCTCGGAGCTTTCGGTGCGGGCCAGCGGCTCGGAATTCAAGCTGCAAACTGGCGACCTCGCCGCCTATCCCGAACTGGAATTTCCCTCGCACGCCGACGCCACCCTCAGCGCTTCGGAACTCGCCCGCTCGCTCTCCAGCGTGCGCTACGCGGCCAGCAACGAAGCGTTTCAGGCGGTCTTCCGGGGCATCAAGGTCGAGCAAAATGGGCAGACGGCGCGGGTCGTCGCCTCCGACGGTTTCCGGCTGGCGCTGCGCGAATTCAGCGCTGTCGGCGAGGCAAGGAATTTGATTATTCCGGCCCGCAGCGCCGACGAACTGGTGCGGGTGCTGCGCGACGGCGAGGTGCGTTTGACCTACGGCGAGGGCATTCTGGGCATCCAGACCGACCGTGTCCGCATGAACGCTAAGCTGCTCGACGGTGACTTCCCTGACTACGAACGGGTGATTCCCCGCGACATCAAGCTGACTGTGACGCTGAGCGCCGCTGCCCTCAAGGAAGCCGTTTCGCGGGTGGCCGTGCTGGCCGATAAAAATGCCAACAACCGGGTTGAATTTCAGGTCAGCGAGGGCAAGTTGCGTCTGGCTGCCGAGGGCGACTACGGACGCGGCCAGGATACCCTCGAAGTGCAGCAGGAAGGCACTGAACCGGCCATGAGCCTGGGCTTTAATGCCAAGTACGTCCTTGACGCGCTCGGCCCGATTGAAGGCGACGCCGAGATGCGTTTTTCTGGCCCCACCAGCCCGGCTATCTTTAAAGCCAGCGGTGACGGCGGCTACCTCGCGGTGGTCGTGCCGCTGCGAGTCTGA
- the eno gene encoding phosphopyruvate hydratase, with the protein MNIETIKAREVLDSRGNPTVEAEVYLESGYMGRAIVPSGASTGSHEAIELRDGGKRYMGKGVLKAVANVNDKIAPALEGMDASQQGMIDAAMLELDGTSNKSGLGGNAILAVSLATARAAAAELDIPLYRYLGGANARTLPLPMMNVINGGAHADNSVDFQEFMVMPVGAPNFREALRYGAEIFHTLKKVLSVRGYNTNVGDEGGFAPDLKSNEEALQVLLEAIEKAGYEPGKDVAIALDPAVAELYKDGKYHLESEGRVLSSEEMVEFWADWASRYPIVSIEDGLGEDDWDGWKLLTDRLGGQIQLVGDDLFVTNPERLQRGIDTGVGNAILVKVNQIGTLTESLEAIELAKRNRYGTIISHRSGESEDAFIADLAVATNAGQIKTGSASRSDRIAKYNQLLRIEDELGSAAQFLGRKALR; encoded by the coding sequence ATGAACATCGAAACCATCAAAGCCCGTGAAGTGCTGGACTCGCGCGGAAATCCCACCGTGGAAGCCGAAGTGTACCTGGAGAGCGGGTACATGGGCCGCGCCATTGTGCCCTCGGGAGCCAGCACCGGCAGCCACGAAGCGATTGAGCTGCGCGACGGCGGCAAACGATACATGGGCAAGGGCGTGCTCAAGGCGGTAGCCAACGTCAACGATAAGATCGCCCCGGCCCTGGAAGGCATGGACGCCAGCCAGCAAGGCATGATTGACGCTGCCATGCTGGAACTCGATGGCACCAGCAACAAAAGCGGTCTGGGTGGCAACGCCATTCTGGCCGTCAGCTTGGCCACCGCCCGCGCCGCCGCTGCCGAACTCGATATTCCGCTGTACCGTTACCTCGGCGGAGCCAACGCCCGCACCCTGCCGCTGCCGATGATGAACGTCATCAACGGCGGAGCGCACGCCGACAACTCGGTGGATTTTCAGGAATTTATGGTGATGCCGGTGGGTGCACCCAACTTCCGTGAGGCGCTGCGCTACGGTGCAGAAATTTTCCATACCCTCAAGAAAGTGCTTTCCGTACGCGGCTACAACACCAACGTTGGTGACGAGGGCGGGTTTGCGCCTGACCTCAAGAGCAATGAGGAAGCCCTGCAAGTGCTGCTGGAAGCCATCGAAAAAGCCGGATACGAGCCGGGCAAAGACGTGGCGATTGCGCTCGATCCCGCTGTGGCCGAGTTGTACAAAGACGGCAAATACCACCTCGAATCTGAGGGGCGGGTGCTGAGCAGCGAGGAGATGGTGGAGTTCTGGGCCGATTGGGCCAGCCGCTACCCGATTGTCAGCATTGAAGACGGCCTCGGTGAAGACGACTGGGACGGCTGGAAGCTGCTGACCGACCGACTCGGCGGCCAGATCCAACTCGTCGGTGACGATCTGTTCGTAACCAATCCTGAACGGCTCCAGCGCGGCATCGACACCGGCGTGGGCAACGCCATCTTGGTGAAAGTCAACCAGATCGGCACCCTCACCGAGTCTCTGGAAGCCATTGAGCTGGCCAAGCGCAACCGCTACGGCACCATCATCAGCCACCGCTCGGGCGAGTCTGAGGACGCTTTTATCGCCGACCTCGCCGTGGCCACCAATGCTGGACAAATTAAAACTGGCTCGGCCAGCCGAAGTGACCGCATCGCCAAGTACAACCAACTGCTGAGAATCGAAGATGAACTTGGCAGCGCGGCGCAGTTCTTGGGCCGCAAGGCTTTACGCTAA
- the pyk gene encoding pyruvate kinase has protein sequence MKHFDRATKIVATIGPASRSPEVLEKMIDAGMNVVRMNFSHGSKEDHRETYNMVRELAHRKGVAIGILQDLQGPKIRVARFKEGAVTLHAGNPFTITMDDVEGDETRVGTTYKGLLGDVRPGMALLLDDGNMALRVEGVRGNDVHTTVVIGGILKNNKGINVPEADLAVPALSDKDVEDMEFGAELGVDWVALSFVRSRDDLLLARHYLARFGSKAKLMAKIEKPQAVDRFDDILREVDGIMVARGDLGVEMRPEQVPTIQKRLIRLCREAGKPVITATQMLESMISLPRPTRAEASDVANAIYDGTDAVMLSAESAAGLYPVESVMMMDRIAREAESSEAYNLMRANTMDVSLPQDAIALSACNIGERLDAAAIVSFTKTGGAAVRVAKNRPKLAILALTPNEQTRCQLALSWGVVPMLSEDPRDTDDMVRIANAELLKSGLADQGDRYVITAGVPFGVQGTTNMVRVETLRK, from the coding sequence ATGAAACATTTTGACCGTGCCACCAAGATCGTTGCCACCATCGGCCCCGCCAGCCGCAGCCCTGAAGTTTTGGAGAAGATGATTGACGCGGGCATGAACGTGGTTCGCATGAATTTCAGCCACGGCAGCAAGGAAGATCACCGCGAAACCTACAACATGGTGCGCGAGCTGGCCCACCGCAAAGGCGTGGCCATCGGTATTTTGCAGGACTTGCAAGGCCCTAAGATTCGGGTGGCCCGCTTCAAGGAAGGCGCGGTGACGCTTCACGCGGGCAATCCGTTCACCATCACCATGGACGATGTCGAAGGCGATGAAACCCGCGTGGGCACCACCTACAAGGGCCTGCTCGGCGACGTGAGACCCGGTATGGCGCTGCTGCTCGACGACGGCAACATGGCTCTGCGGGTAGAGGGCGTGCGCGGCAATGACGTGCATACCACCGTGGTGATCGGCGGCATTCTCAAAAACAACAAGGGCATCAACGTGCCGGAAGCCGATCTGGCCGTGCCTGCTCTGTCGGACAAAGACGTGGAGGACATGGAATTCGGCGCGGAACTCGGTGTGGACTGGGTGGCGCTGAGCTTCGTTCGCAGCCGCGACGATCTGCTGCTGGCGCGGCATTACTTGGCCCGTTTCGGTTCTAAAGCCAAGTTGATGGCCAAAATTGAGAAGCCTCAAGCGGTTGACCGGTTTGACGACATTCTGAGGGAAGTGGACGGGATCATGGTGGCCCGCGGCGATCTGGGTGTGGAAATGCGCCCCGAGCAGGTGCCCACCATCCAGAAGCGCCTGATCCGCCTGTGCCGCGAGGCGGGTAAGCCGGTGATCACCGCCACCCAGATGCTCGAAAGCATGATCAGCTTGCCGCGCCCCACCCGCGCCGAGGCCAGCGACGTGGCCAACGCCATCTACGACGGCACCGACGCGGTGATGCTGTCGGCGGAGTCGGCAGCGGGCCTGTATCCGGTGGAATCGGTGATGATGATGGACAGAATCGCCCGCGAAGCCGAGAGCAGCGAAGCGTACAACTTGATGCGGGCCAACACCATGGACGTCAGCTTGCCGCAAGACGCCATCGCGCTCTCAGCGTGCAATATCGGTGAGCGCCTAGACGCGGCGGCGATTGTCAGCTTTACCAAAACTGGCGGCGCAGCGGTGCGGGTCGCCAAGAACCGCCCCAAGTTGGCCATTTTGGCCCTGACCCCCAACGAGCAGACCCGCTGTCAGCTGGCGCTGTCGTGGGGTGTGGTGCCGATGCTCAGCGAAGATCCCCGCGACACCGACGACATGGTGAGAATCGCCAACGCCGAACTGCTCAAGAGCGGTCTGGCTGATCAGGGCGACCGCTATGTGATCACAGCAGGCGTACCGTTCGGCGTGCAGGGCACCACCAACATGGTTCGCGTAGAAACGCTGCGGAAGTAA
- the tyrS gene encoding tyrosine--tRNA ligase yields the protein MNEIRKNLPIDEQIAILKRGVVDLVSEDDLRRKLERSIETNTPLRVKLGADPTRPDLHLGHAVILRKMRQFQDLGHTVIMLIGDFTAMIGDPSGKSKTRPPLTLEETRANAESYLEQCKLVLRQESEVLELRYNGEWLEPMGYADVIRLASKYTVARILERDDFTKRLSNGVPIAMHELLYPLTQGYDSVALRADVELGGTDQLFNNLVGRALQRDYDQEPQVVITLPLLVGLDGTEKMSKSLDNYIGLTDEPHAMFAKLMKVPDTLLNNYFTLLTDLPETQIAQLLAGHPVEAHKTLAREVTRFFYPDADLDAALERFQSVAKGGIPENIASFNVPKTDANAEGTYPAARLMVLAGLETSLGAARRTITGKGLKVDGQPFLEPQGALSLSEGGVVIQKGKDKFARMLPES from the coding sequence ATGAATGAAATCCGCAAAAACTTACCCATCGACGAACAAATCGCCATCTTGAAGCGCGGCGTCGTTGATCTGGTGTCCGAAGACGATTTGCGCCGCAAGCTGGAGCGCAGCATCGAAACGAATACCCCCCTGCGCGTCAAGCTGGGAGCCGACCCGACCCGACCCGATCTGCACCTCGGACACGCGGTGATTCTGCGCAAAATGCGCCAATTTCAGGACTTGGGCCACACCGTCATCATGCTGATCGGAGACTTTACCGCCATGATCGGCGATCCGTCCGGCAAATCCAAAACCCGCCCGCCGCTGACCTTGGAAGAAACGCGGGCCAACGCCGAGAGCTACCTCGAGCAGTGCAAATTGGTGCTGCGGCAAGAGAGTGAAGTCCTAGAACTGCGCTACAACGGCGAATGGCTGGAGCCGATGGGTTACGCCGACGTGATCCGGCTGGCCAGCAAATACACCGTGGCCCGCATTCTGGAGCGCGACGACTTCACCAAGCGGCTCTCTAACGGCGTGCCGATTGCCATGCACGAGCTTCTTTACCCGCTGACGCAGGGCTACGACTCGGTGGCCCTCCGCGCAGACGTAGAACTCGGCGGCACCGATCAACTCTTCAACAATCTGGTGGGCCGCGCCCTGCAACGCGACTACGACCAAGAACCGCAGGTGGTCATCACTTTGCCGCTGCTGGTCGGCTTAGACGGTACCGAGAAGATGTCCAAGAGCTTGGACAACTACATCGGCCTGACCGACGAGCCGCACGCGATGTTCGCCAAGCTGATGAAAGTGCCGGACACGCTACTGAACAATTACTTCACTTTGCTGACCGATTTGCCGGAAACTCAAATCGCCCAACTCTTGGCCGGACATCCAGTGGAAGCCCACAAGACGCTGGCCCGCGAGGTCACCCGCTTTTTTTACCCCGACGCCGATTTGGACGCGGCCTTGGAGCGCTTTCAGTCGGTGGCCAAAGGTGGCATTCCCGAAAATATTGCCAGCTTCAACGTCCCCAAAACGGACGCCAATGCTGAAGGCACTTACCCCGCCGCCCGCTTGATGGTCTTGGCGGGCCTGGAAACCTCCCTGGGGGCCGCACGGCGCACGATCACGGGAAAAGGGCTCAAGGTGGACGGCCAGCCCTTCCTGGAGCCTCAGGGAGCCTTGAGTCTTTCTGAAGGCGGGGTGGTCATTCAAAAAGGCAAAGATAAGTTTGCCCGAATGCTGCCGGAAAGCTGA
- a CDS encoding MOSC domain-containing protein → MQTLQGLRSTFPRAGQVQWLGIRPARRERLHSLEEIEVIENLGVVGDHGKKSVPRLRALTGEVGEISTVSSPKPLAGGPGKRQVTLIQAEHFPVIAALAGLTEVAPELLRRNIVVSGIALLALKDQRFQIGEVILEGTGECHPCSRMEENLGAGGYNAVRGHGGITARVVRGGVIRLGDALTPCTS, encoded by the coding sequence ATGCAAACCCTGCAAGGTCTCCGCAGCACTTTCCCCCGCGCCGGACAAGTTCAGTGGCTGGGCATTCGGCCCGCCCGCCGTGAAAGGCTGCACAGCTTGGAAGAAATCGAAGTCATAGAAAATCTGGGCGTCGTGGGCGACCACGGCAAAAAAAGCGTGCCGCGCCTGCGTGCTTTGACCGGCGAGGTCGGTGAAATTTCCACGGTCAGCAGCCCCAAGCCGCTCGCGGGCGGGCCAGGCAAGCGCCAAGTCACCCTGATTCAGGCCGAGCATTTTCCGGTGATCGCCGCGCTGGCTGGGCTGACGGAAGTCGCGCCTGAGCTGCTGCGGCGCAACATCGTGGTGTCGGGCATCGCGCTCTTGGCGCTCAAAGACCAGCGCTTTCAGATCGGCGAGGTGATTTTGGAAGGCACTGGCGAGTGCCACCCCTGTTCGCGGATGGAAGAAAATCTGGGTGCGGGCGGCTACAACGCGGTGCGCGGTCACGGCGGAATCACGGCGCGGGTGGTGCGCGGCGGCGTGATCCGGCTGGGCGACGCCCTGACGCCCTGCACCTCATAA
- a CDS encoding YqhA family protein: MAAPNPKKTGLTSGNALFGFTRLIVEFGVLSSFLFSLVLFVNGTVRTVAVIWEALPHFADEKTGKSLLIAAIEQTDNLLIATALLIISLGLQSLFVGRVANLPAWLHIRTFDDLKQKLLGIVVVALAVKFFSVAIKWEQGESQPILLFGLGVAAVMLAIGAYSSILARLGAHLQQGEGDVKPDAD; encoded by the coding sequence ATGGCAGCGCCCAATCCCAAAAAAACCGGTTTAACTTCAGGCAATGCTCTCTTCGGCTTTACCCGCCTGATCGTGGAATTTGGCGTGCTGTCCAGTTTTCTTTTTTCGCTGGTGCTGTTCGTCAACGGTACAGTCAGGACGGTGGCGGTGATTTGGGAAGCGTTGCCGCATTTTGCCGACGAAAAAACAGGCAAGTCGTTGTTGATCGCCGCCATTGAACAAACCGACAATTTACTGATTGCCACCGCCCTGCTGATTATCAGTTTGGGCTTACAGTCTTTGTTCGTGGGCCGAGTCGCCAATCTTCCGGCGTGGCTGCATATCCGCACCTTCGACGACCTCAAGCAAAAGTTGCTGGGCATCGTAGTGGTGGCCCTCGCTGTCAAGTTTTTCAGTGTGGCGATCAAGTGGGAGCAGGGCGAAAGCCAGCCGATTTTGTTGTTTGGACTGGGCGTGGCGGCGGTGATGCTGGCCATTGGCGCGTACAGCTCTATTTTGGCCCGCCTCGGCGCTCACCTGCAGCAAGGCGAAGGCGACGTCAAGCCGGACGCCGACTGA
- a CDS encoding tRNA (adenine(22)-N(1))-methyltransferase, which produces MLDARLKAVLQLIRAASHADIGTDHAALPLALIRSGRCQNVIAVELNAGPLQLALAAVGRAGLSQQIEVRQGDGFAPVAPQEIQSASLTGMGARTILGILGRAEWLPPTLILQPNAEPEALRAWAQASGYHLKQEALAPGFWRYPVLSFEQTDGADPAYWGLPAASALKFGPHLLRSADPHLQAELHSQERRLSALAVHGRPSVMEELRMVRDALAFLPDALTPAP; this is translated from the coding sequence ATGTTAGACGCCCGCCTGAAGGCCGTTTTGCAGCTTATCCGTGCTGCCAGCCACGCCGACATCGGCACCGACCACGCCGCTCTGCCGCTGGCCCTCATCCGTTCGGGTCGCTGCCAGAACGTCATTGCCGTCGAACTCAACGCTGGCCCGCTACAACTGGCCCTCGCGGCGGTGGGGCGAGCGGGGCTGAGCCAGCAGATCGAAGTGCGTCAGGGCGACGGGTTTGCGCCGGTTGCGCCGCAAGAAATTCAAAGTGCCAGCTTAACCGGCATGGGCGCACGCACCATTTTGGGCATTCTTGGGCGGGCTGAGTGGCTCCCGCCAACCCTCATTTTGCAGCCCAACGCCGAGCCGGAAGCTTTGCGGGCATGGGCGCAGGCGAGCGGCTATCACCTGAAGCAAGAAGCTCTGGCTCCAGGCTTTTGGCGCTATCCGGTGCTCAGTTTCGAGCAAACAGACGGTGCTGATCCAGCGTACTGGGGCTTGCCGGCAGCGTCTGCACTTAAATTCGGCCCACATCTTCTGAGGAGCGCCGACCCGCACTTGCAGGCCGAACTCCACTCCCAAGAACGGCGTCTCTCGGCGCTGGCGGTGCATGGGCGGCCAAGTGTAATGGAAGAACTGCGGATGGTTCGTGACGCGCTGGCTTTCTTGCCGGACGCCTTGACGCCTGCTCCCTAA
- a CDS encoding GNAT family N-acetyltransferase translates to MSGSSKEILLKAYDAQLREGAEMLTADRVDRLGPLWLGKFGDWGFVSYRSLGGYAGDASDRLIAETTAYYAADPQIKTFEWKTRGHDSPADLPQRLTAQGFQAEDPETVMLGEAQFLAQPIKLPTGVTLRRIDNQPGPYPDVVRAARAQERAFGAPYDADDLMRRIEKGAGRTEVWVAETQQEMVCVGRLEVIPNTEFAGLWGGGTLPEWRGQGIYRALTAARAQAALKRGVRYLHSDCTEYSRPILERGGLLPVMTTTPYIWRR, encoded by the coding sequence ATGTCTGGTTCTTCCAAAGAAATACTGCTCAAAGCGTACGACGCTCAGTTGCGTGAGGGCGCTGAGATGCTGACTGCCGATAGGGTTGACCGGCTCGGCCCGCTGTGGCTCGGCAAATTTGGCGACTGGGGTTTTGTTTCTTATCGTTCATTGGGCGGATACGCTGGCGACGCCTCAGACCGTCTGATTGCTGAGACCACTGCTTACTACGCTGCCGATCCGCAGATCAAAACCTTCGAGTGGAAAACGCGCGGCCACGACTCGCCCGCTGATTTGCCACAGCGGCTCACCGCACAGGGCTTTCAGGCCGAAGACCCCGAGACCGTCATGCTGGGTGAAGCGCAGTTTCTCGCCCAACCCATCAAGCTGCCGACCGGCGTGACCCTGCGGCGGATAGACAACCAACCCGGCCCCTACCCCGACGTGGTGCGGGCCGCCAGAGCGCAGGAGCGGGCGTTTGGCGCTCCTTACGACGCCGACGATTTGATGCGCCGCATCGAGAAAGGCGCGGGGCGCACCGAAGTGTGGGTCGCGGAAACGCAGCAGGAGATGGTCTGCGTGGGCCGCTTGGAGGTGATTCCAAACACCGAATTTGCGGGGCTGTGGGGCGGCGGCACGCTGCCGGAGTGGCGGGGTCAGGGCATCTACCGGGCCCTAACGGCGGCCCGCGCTCAAGCGGCGCTGAAGCGGGGCGTACGGTATCTGCACAGCGACTGCACCGAGTATTCCCGTCCGATCTTGGAGCGCGGCGGCCTGTTGCCGGTCATGACGACGACGCCGTACATCTGGCGGCGTTAG
- a CDS encoding N-acetylmannosamine-6-phosphate 2-epimerase codes for MLPDPLKTLKGQLIVSVQADDGSPLRGTPHIVALSRAALLGGAGGLRLRSTSDIAAVRAITDVPIIGLTKQSHPDTEIYITATPDEVRGVAAAGADLVAFDGTDLPRPFSVAELVRAAHDASVLAMADISTLAEALNAYEAGADIVGTTMSGYTPHSPQLPAPDFELMAQLREAGLPFIAEGRLNTPDLAALAQQLGAWAVVVGSAITRPDHVTRWFADALRAEKEQH; via the coding sequence ATGCTTCCTGATCCTCTCAAGACCCTGAAAGGCCAACTGATCGTCAGCGTGCAGGCCGATGACGGCAGCCCCCTGCGCGGCACCCCGCATATCGTGGCCCTCAGCCGGGCAGCGCTGCTGGGCGGAGCAGGCGGACTGCGGCTGCGCTCGACCTCCGACATCGCAGCGGTGCGGGCCATCACGGACGTGCCAATCATCGGGCTGACCAAACAAAGCCATCCCGACACCGAAATCTACATCACCGCCACGCCGGACGAAGTGCGCGGGGTGGCCGCTGCGGGCGCGGATTTGGTGGCTTTTGACGGCACCGACTTGCCACGTCCTTTCAGCGTGGCCGAGTTGGTGCGGGCTGCACACGACGCCAGCGTGCTGGCCATGGCCGACATCAGCACCCTTGCCGAAGCATTGAACGCCTACGAAGCAGGAGCCGACATCGTGGGCACCACCATGAGCGGCTACACTCCCCACAGCCCCCAATTGCCCGCGCCCGACTTTGAACTCATGGCGCAGCTGCGGGAAGCGGGCCTGCCGTTTATTGCAGAAGGTCGGCTCAACACCCCCGATTTGGCGGCGCTGGCCCAGCAGCTCGGCGCTTGGGCAGTGGTGGTGGGCAGCGCCATCACGCGCCCTGATCACGTAACGCGCTGGTTTGCAGACGCCTTAAGGGCTGAGAAGGAGCAGCACTGA
- a CDS encoding SDR family NAD(P)-dependent oxidoreductase, which yields MTHLNTSPDWTPRVLVTGAAQGIGRAVAELFAERGAGVLLFDLNLPAPLSSQVDQHLHVQGDVTSAADIQRAVKQVGAQWGGLDVLVNNAAYQGAVGSLMDVSEGGWQRALDVNLTAPLRFSRACVPLMPGGSAIVHVASVQGLFAEQGNVAYTASKAGLVNLTRSMCLDLAPKGIRVNAVAPGAIATEELLNSVASSHDPAQTRRDYEDLHALRRLGTPREVAELVYFLASPAASFMTGAIVPVDGGMTASFMMAGRPV from the coding sequence ATGACCCATCTGAACACTTCACCCGACTGGACACCCCGCGTTCTCGTCACGGGCGCGGCGCAGGGCATCGGCAGAGCGGTTGCCGAACTGTTTGCCGAGCGCGGCGCGGGCGTGCTGCTGTTTGACCTCAACCTGCCCGCGCCGCTGAGCAGTCAAGTTGACCAACACTTGCACGTTCAGGGCGACGTCACCAGCGCTGCAGACATCCAGCGGGCTGTGAAGCAAGTCGGCGCTCAGTGGGGCGGGCTGGACGTACTGGTCAACAATGCCGCTTATCAGGGCGCGGTCGGCTCACTGATGGACGTCTCCGAGGGCGGCTGGCAGCGGGCGCTGGACGTGAATTTGACGGCTCCGCTGCGGTTCTCACGGGCCTGTGTGCCGCTGATGCCAGGAGGGAGCGCCATTGTCCACGTCGCCAGCGTGCAGGGTCTGTTTGCCGAGCAGGGCAATGTGGCCTACACCGCCAGCAAAGCCGGACTCGTCAACCTGACCCGCTCGATGTGTCTGGACCTCGCGCCAAAGGGGATTCGGGTCAACGCCGTGGCCCCCGGCGCGATTGCCACCGAAGAACTGCTCAACTCGGTGGCAAGCAGCCACGACCCCGCCCAAACCCGCCGCGATTACGAAGACCTCCACGCCCTACGACGCCTCGGAACGCCCAGAGAGGTGGCCGAGTTGGTCTACTTCCTGGCCTCGCCCGCTGCCAGCTTCATGACCGGGGCGATTGTGCCGGTAGACGGCGGCATGACGGCCAGTTTCATGATGGCGGGGCGGCCTGTCTGA